GCGAGGCGTACGCCGACCCGCTCAACTCGCACGGCGCCGGCGGCGACCGCTCCATCGCCGCGACCCCCGACGCCCCCGCCCAGCCCCACTGGCCGGCCGTCGCGGCCGACGACGCCCTCCCCCTGCCCGCCACCCGGATCCGCTGGGCCAGTCAGCGGCTCGGCGGGCGGCGCACCGTACGGGTCCACGCGGTGGGCGGCGGCGGGCCGTTGGTGCTGCTGCTCGACGGGGACGACTGGCTCTACCTGCACCCGGCCATGACCGCCTTCGAGTCGGCCGTCGCCGCCGGTGAGATGGAGCCGGTCACCCTCGTCTTCCTGCCGTCCAAGGACAGGCTGGGCGAGTTCGGGTGCGACCCCGCGCTGTGGGAGGCGGTACGGGACGAACTGCTGCCTCTGGTGGCCGGGTGCGGCGTGCCCGCGGACCCGGGGCGCCTGGTGGTCGCCGGGCAGAGCCTCGGCGGGCTCAGCGCCATGTACGCGGCGCTGGACTTCCCCGACCTGGTCTCCCGGGTGGCCTGTCAGTCGCCGTCGTTCTGGTGGACGCCCGACGCCATGGCGTCCGAGGACCCGCTGGGCGGCCCGGTCGGCGGCACCATCGCCGCGCGGCTGCGGCAGGAGCGCCCCGACCTGTCCGGGCTGCGCATCGCGTTCGACCTCGGCGAGCACGAGCCGCGGATGCTCCCGCACTGCGAGCTGACCGAGACGCTGGTCGAGGAGGCCGGTGCGACCGTGCGGGTCTCGCGGGCGCCCGCCGGCCACGACCGGGCGGGCTGGCGGCACCCGCTGCTCAGGGACGTCGCCTGGGCCCTCGCCTGACCCACGTCACGGGACGGCCCGTCACCTCGCCACCGCCGCACAGTAGTCCTCGTCGGTGGCGAGAAGGTTGCGGTGGCTGTCCTCCGCGGTGATCACGCCTTCGTCCAGGACGAGCACCCGGTCCGCGGCGTCCAGCATGGCCGGGCTGCTGGTGATCACGACGGTCGTGCGGCCCCGGCGCAGCTTCGCGACGTTCCGCGCGATGAGCTGTTCGGTGACCGCGTCGACGGCCGTCGTCGGATTGTGCAGGACGAGGACCTCCGTGTCGGCGGCCAGCGCGCGGGCCAGGGAGAGGCGCTGGCGCTGTCCTCCGGAGAGGTTGGCTCCCCGATCGCGTACTCCGTAGTCGAGGCCTTC
The window above is part of the Streptomyces venezuelae genome. Proteins encoded here:
- a CDS encoding alpha/beta hydrolase-fold protein is translated as MRPAADTGNAFAEYELSGEPGTEAFWSAARSPVAVPADDGGWRTLFLWRGHGPSPRIAFESWSDPVPLTRWADTDCWYAEVRMPARLRVTYQILVGEDGEAYADPLNSHGAGGDRSIAATPDAPAQPHWPAVAADDALPLPATRIRWASQRLGGRRTVRVHAVGGGGPLVLLLDGDDWLYLHPAMTAFESAVAAGEMEPVTLVFLPSKDRLGEFGCDPALWEAVRDELLPLVAGCGVPADPGRLVVAGQSLGGLSAMYAALDFPDLVSRVACQSPSFWWTPDAMASEDPLGGPVGGTIAARLRQERPDLSGLRIAFDLGEHEPRMLPHCELTETLVEEAGATVRVSRAPAGHDRAGWRHPLLRDVAWALA